One genomic segment of Desulfocapsa sulfexigens DSM 10523 includes these proteins:
- a CDS encoding thiazole synthase — protein sequence MLTIAGTDFRSRLFLGTGKFSSSAVMAEAIAASDCQMVTVALRRVNLDNPEDDIMKALSQRDYTFLPNTSGARNANEAIRLAHLARAASGSSWLKLEVTPDPRTLLPDPVETLIATEELVKAGFIVLPYMNADPILALKLQDAGAAAVMPLGSPIGTNQGVLTDAMIEIIIEQARVPVVVDAGIGAPSHAAYAMEMGADAVLVNTAISIAGDPVAMAAAFAKAVEAGRTAYIAGMGRRSKQASASSPVTGTLSSDLGFLA from the coding sequence ATGCTGACCATTGCTGGAACTGACTTTCGTTCCCGACTTTTCCTTGGAACCGGAAAATTTTCCTCATCTGCTGTTATGGCTGAAGCTATTGCAGCGTCTGATTGTCAAATGGTTACTGTGGCTTTGCGCCGCGTCAACCTCGACAATCCTGAAGATGATATCATGAAGGCCTTAAGCCAGCGTGACTACACATTTCTTCCAAACACATCTGGTGCGAGAAATGCTAATGAAGCCATACGCCTCGCTCACCTGGCACGTGCAGCTTCCGGTTCGTCGTGGCTGAAGCTCGAAGTCACCCCAGACCCCAGAACTTTACTACCCGATCCTGTCGAAACCCTCATTGCAACTGAAGAACTCGTCAAAGCCGGCTTCATCGTTCTTCCCTACATGAACGCTGATCCCATCCTTGCCCTCAAACTTCAGGATGCCGGTGCCGCAGCTGTCATGCCACTAGGGTCGCCCATAGGTACAAATCAAGGTGTACTTACTGACGCCATGATTGAAATAATAATAGAACAGGCTCGTGTTCCCGTTGTCGTTGATGCCGGAATAGGTGCTCCATCACATGCAGCCTATGCCATGGAAATGGGTGCCGATGCAGTACTTGTGAATACTGCAATCTCGATTGCCGGTGATCCCGTAGCCATGGCCGCAGCATTTGCCAAGGCAGTTGAAGCAGGCAGAACAGCCTACATCGCCGGAATGGGTCGAAGAAGTAAACAGGCAAGTGCATCCTCTCCTGTTACCGGAACCCTCTCCTCAGATCTTGGTTTTTTAGCCTGA
- the thiS gene encoding sulfur carrier protein ThiS: MNITVNGNSKSIQDISTISDLLTDLGLPPDTVVVELNTSIVTPDSYNKTELAEDDRVEIIRFVGGG, encoded by the coding sequence ATGAACATTACAGTAAACGGCAACAGCAAATCTATTCAGGATATATCAACCATATCTGACTTATTAACAGATCTTGGACTTCCCCCTGACACAGTTGTTGTTGAATTGAACACTTCCATTGTTACCCCGGACTCTTACAACAAGACAGAACTTGCTGAAGATGACAGGGTCGAAATAATACGATTTGTTGGAGGCGGCTGA
- the thiH gene encoding 2-iminoacetate synthase ThiH has protein sequence MFQSPDFNQLREQIKSATSADVEQALNATRLNLNDLAALISPAAEPYLQQMAARSSEITLARFGKTTQLYAPIYLSNYCTNRCVYCGFSADNRIKRKCLTLDEAEKEAMILHERGFQHILLVSGEAENAVDVEYMEAIALRLRNKFAAVSIEIQPLSTEHYQRLFLAGITAVAVYQETYDRDMYKRVHLSGKKSDFDYRLETPARVAEAGMREVGIGALLGLSDWRAEGLAIGHHLNWLRKTFWSTAFTVSFPRMRPATGEFEPLEIVTESNLSQLIFALRLFDQDVGLIVSTREEARYRDGMLKLGPTRYSAGSCTAPGGYGDSDSEAEQFSVGDHRSLQEVSTMIREKGYDPVYKDWDSSFQITTS, from the coding sequence ATGTTTCAATCACCCGACTTCAATCAGCTCCGAGAACAGATAAAGAGTGCAACTTCTGCCGATGTTGAACAAGCGCTAAATGCTACACGGCTGAACCTTAATGACCTTGCTGCGTTAATATCTCCAGCCGCAGAACCCTACCTGCAACAGATGGCCGCAAGATCTTCAGAAATAACTCTTGCCCGTTTTGGGAAAACTACCCAGCTCTATGCCCCTATCTATCTTTCCAATTACTGCACCAATCGCTGTGTATACTGTGGTTTTTCGGCAGACAACCGTATAAAACGCAAATGCTTGACACTCGATGAAGCCGAAAAGGAAGCAATGATCCTCCATGAACGCGGATTCCAGCATATTTTACTGGTTTCGGGGGAAGCAGAAAACGCCGTTGACGTTGAATATATGGAGGCAATTGCTCTCAGGTTACGAAATAAATTTGCAGCCGTCTCCATAGAAATTCAACCTCTGTCCACAGAACACTACCAGCGACTGTTTCTGGCCGGTATTACAGCCGTTGCTGTTTATCAGGAAACCTATGACCGAGATATGTACAAACGGGTTCATCTTTCAGGGAAAAAGAGTGACTTTGACTATCGCCTTGAAACCCCCGCCCGCGTGGCAGAGGCAGGTATGCGGGAAGTTGGTATTGGTGCCCTTCTGGGCCTTTCTGACTGGCGTGCCGAGGGTCTTGCAATTGGCCATCACCTGAACTGGTTGCGCAAAACATTCTGGTCAACCGCATTTACTGTTTCCTTTCCCCGTATGCGACCAGCAACCGGAGAATTTGAGCCCCTGGAAATAGTAACTGAAAGCAATCTCAGCCAGTTAATATTTGCCCTTCGTCTCTTTGATCAAGATGTTGGGCTCATTGTTTCCACCAGAGAGGAAGCCCGCTATCGTGACGGAATGCTGAAACTCGGTCCCACACGCTATTCGGCAGGTTCCTGCACTGCCCCCGGTGGTTATGGAGATTCCGACTCTGAGGCGGAACAATTCAGTGTCGGGGATCACAGATCCCTCCAGGAAGTCAGTACAATGATCAGAGAAAAGGGCTATGACCCCGTATACAAAGACTGGGATAGCAGTTTTCAGATAACCACATCATAA
- a CDS encoding bifunctional UDP-N-acetylglucosamine diphosphorylase/glucosamine-1-phosphate N-acetyltransferase GlmU, with product MSDHSPLYLVILAAGKGTRMKSDMAKVLHEVFYAPMVHHVLHATAPLQATKSIVVVGHQRESVIASLAKFSLEFVVQDHQLGTGHAVLCAKPAIDLLEGSVMILCGDTPLIRSESLKEMLAQHRSRNSILTVMTTKLENPTHYGRIISDPNDTVLSIVEEKDADYEQKKIQEINAGIYCIDTKFLFKHLKEIGTDNSQGEVYLTDIIALAVADNHPVHKFVNPAPHDVLGVNSRLELSKAHHELQLRRNRSLMAEGITMINPETIQVSPESTVGKDVILHPGVEISGHSLIESGCEIGTGVLLYNAVIGAQSTIGAYSCLNHCKIPVNSVFPPHSQS from the coding sequence ATGTCCGACCACTCACCACTATACCTTGTTATCCTTGCTGCCGGAAAGGGTACCAGAATGAAATCTGACATGGCTAAAGTCCTTCACGAAGTTTTCTATGCACCAATGGTACACCATGTTCTTCACGCAACGGCACCTCTACAGGCAACAAAATCCATAGTTGTTGTAGGACATCAAAGGGAATCTGTTATAGCAAGTCTTGCTAAATTTTCTCTCGAATTCGTTGTACAGGATCATCAACTCGGTACCGGCCATGCCGTTCTTTGCGCCAAACCTGCCATAGACCTCCTGGAAGGTTCTGTTATGATTCTTTGCGGAGATACCCCATTAATTCGTTCTGAATCCCTAAAAGAGATGTTAGCCCAGCATCGTTCCCGCAACTCCATACTTACCGTTATGACAACTAAACTTGAGAATCCAACTCATTACGGGCGTATTATCAGTGATCCAAACGATACTGTTCTTAGTATAGTCGAAGAAAAGGATGCTGATTATGAACAGAAAAAAATTCAGGAAATTAATGCCGGCATCTACTGCATTGATACAAAATTTCTCTTTAAGCATCTCAAAGAGATAGGAACCGATAACAGCCAGGGTGAGGTGTACCTTACAGATATTATTGCTCTGGCAGTTGCTGACAACCATCCAGTCCATAAATTTGTTAATCCCGCGCCTCACGATGTTCTTGGAGTTAATTCCAGACTTGAACTCTCCAAAGCACATCACGAACTGCAATTACGAAGAAACCGTAGCCTTATGGCTGAAGGCATCACCATGATTAATCCTGAAACAATTCAGGTATCCCCCGAGTCTACAGTTGGAAAGGATGTGATATTACACCCGGGCGTAGAAATCTCTGGACATTCATTAATAGAAAGCGGATGCGAAATTGGAACTGGAGTACTTCTATATAATGCCGTTATTGGTGCACAGAGCACAATTGGCGCCTACAGTTGCTTGAATCATTGTAAAATTCCTGTCAATTCTGTTTTTCCACCCCACAGTCAATCCTGA
- the thiF gene encoding sulfur carrier protein ThiS adenylyltransferase ThiF gives MISLNEQEYPFSPGHTIGALAAIHKPSADIFILNGFPVPPDTVVQDGDSCSFIQKGIVPTDKERDALLSARHTPGIQKKIRSSTIAILGLGGLGSAVAGAMAKIGIGKMLLSDYDVVEPSNLNRQHYFVDQIGMLKTEALEENLLRMNPSISLELINEYLTEARLPQLFSDVDVLIECFDDPVMKAATLRSILNTMDRVSYVGSSGMAGFGDNNTIVTTMVRPGIFIVGDKTSEACPGMGLMAPRVGIAAHHQANQALRILLGTEQKRN, from the coding sequence GTGATTTCACTCAATGAACAAGAGTACCCTTTCTCTCCAGGTCACACCATTGGAGCACTCGCTGCCATACATAAACCTTCCGCCGACATTTTCATTCTCAACGGTTTTCCGGTACCGCCAGATACCGTTGTTCAGGATGGCGATTCATGCTCTTTTATTCAAAAGGGTATAGTGCCAACAGACAAAGAAAGGGACGCTCTTCTTTCAGCACGGCATACTCCAGGTATACAAAAAAAAATCAGGAGCTCCACTATTGCTATCCTTGGACTTGGAGGTCTTGGATCTGCAGTTGCTGGTGCTATGGCAAAAATCGGTATTGGCAAGATGCTCTTATCCGATTATGATGTTGTGGAGCCAAGCAACCTCAACCGGCAACATTATTTTGTTGATCAAATAGGGATGCTTAAGACTGAAGCACTGGAGGAAAACCTTCTGAGAATGAATCCTTCGATCTCACTGGAACTCATCAATGAGTACTTGACAGAAGCACGACTGCCACAACTATTCAGTGACGTGGATGTTTTGATTGAATGTTTTGATGACCCGGTTATGAAGGCTGCTACCCTTAGATCAATTTTAAATACAATGGATCGAGTGTCCTATGTCGGTTCTTCAGGTATGGCTGGTTTCGGTGACAATAACACCATTGTCACGACGATGGTGCGACCAGGGATATTTATTGTCGGCGATAAAACTTCTGAAGCCTGCCCTGGAATGGGACTGATGGCTCCTAGAGTTGGTATTGCTGCACATCATCAAGCAAATCAAGCTCTTCGCATACTTCTTGGTACAGAACAAAAACGAAACTGA